The following DNA comes from Spirulina major PCC 6313.
GGGCTACGAAGAAGACACCGCCGGGCGGATCATGACCCCCGAATACATTTCCCTCAAAGAAAATCTCACCGTTACCCAAACCCTCGATCGCATCCGCACCCTCGCCAACGCCTCCGAATTAATCTATTACCTCTACGTCACCGACAGTTCCCGCCGCCTCACCGGGATTGTCTCCCTGCGGGACTTGGTGATCTCCTCGCCAGAGAAAACCCTAGGGGACATCATGACCCGCGATGTGGTCAGCATGACGACGGAAATGGATCAAGAAGAAGTGGCGCGACTGATCCAACGCTACGACCTCCTTGCCTTGCCGGTGGTGGATAAAGAGCAGCGGCTCGTGGGGGTGGTGACGGTGGATGATGTGATCGACATCCTCGAACGGGAAGCCACGGAAGATATCTATGCGATCGGGGGGGTGCAGGCAGAGGGGGATAATTATTTTCAGACGAATTTGATCACGGTGGCGCGGCGGCGGGTGTTTTGGCTATTGGTGTTGTTGGGGACGAATACGGTGACGGGGTTGATTATTCAAACCCAAGGGGCGGCGTTGGAGGTGACAGGGCAAGCGATCGCGATCGCCGCCTTCATTCCCCTCCTCACCGGCACGGGCGGCAACATCGGCGCACAATCGTCTACCGTCGTCATTCGGGGTCTCAACACCGACGAACTGCGGGCCCTCGGCCCTTTGCAGGTAATTCTCCGTGAAGCCATGGCCGGATTATTGTTAGGGGCATCCTTAGGCACCTTAGCCACCCTCTGGGCCCATTTTTTGATGGGAAAAACCTTGGCCGTTGCGGGCGCAGTGGGCAGCAGTTTAGTGGTAATTTCCCTGCTAGCCTCGGTGTCGGGGTCTGCTTTACCGTTTCTCTTTCGCTCCCTCAAGCTAGACCCTGCCTTGATGTCGGCCCCCTTCATCACCACAGCAGTTGATGTCTTGGGGGTATTGATTTACTTTAATATTGCTCGTTGGATTTTGATGGGTTAGCGTTTGGGGCAACGCTTCCGTTAGGCTATGTCATCCCCTCGTCTTCTGTTATGGCCGAGTCTGAATCTCTTCTATTCATGCTTTGATTGCAGCTAAACTATGGACTCCTTCGCTATCCACTATCACGAACGCACCAAATATAATCCGGAAACCATTACCCAACGCAGTAAACGCATCAATTTCGCCAATCAACCGTCTCCCTTCAAAGACTACAAAGTCGGGCAACGCTATGACCTCAAACCCTACCTCAAAGGCTCGGCTCCGGACAGGGCTGATCCCGATGGGGCGGTGTGGTGGCGGTTGTCGCAATTGCTTTTTCGTAGCTATGGGATTACGGCGAAAATGGTGACCTTGGTGGGGCCACCGTTGTATTTGCGATCGGCTCCGTCGGCGGGGGGACTCTATCCGGCGGAGGTGTATCTACTCTCGAAGGGAACGCCGCAACTGCCGGCGGGTTTGTATAACTATCAATCGAGCGATCATTCGTTGATTCGTTTCTGGGATCAACAGGTGTGGCCGGAGTTGCAGCGGGTGTGTTTTGAGCATCCGGTGTTGGCGGTGACGGACTATGCGATCGTCACGTCAGCGATTTTTTACCGCTCCGCTTGGCGTTATGAAGACCGGGCCTATCGGCGGATTTTCCTTGATACGGGGCATCTGTTGGGCAATTTAGAATTGGCGGGAGCGTTGACGGGCTTTCGTCCCTACCTGATTACGGGGTTTCAAGACCAGGCGATTAATGAGTTGATGTATTTTGATGGGGCGTTGGAGGGGGTGTTGACGGTGGTGCCGCTGGTGGATGAGCGCGATCGCCCGTCCCCCGTTGCCTCCCCCTTTGTGGCCCTGCCCTCCCCCATTCACGACAGCTATGCCCCGGTTGATGATGGCGAACTGCTCTACTACCTTCACCGCGCCACGATCATCCACACCCAAGCCGACCCCGATCCGGAAGTGGTGACGAATCCGGATGACAAGTACAATTTTCCCTTTTGTTTGAAAATCAGCATGGCTACGGAGCCGATTGATTTTGGTCCCAATCTCCAAAGCCTTGCCCAGGCCATGGCCAAGCGCCGCTCGACTCGCACCTACACTGGGGCGGATTTAAGCCTTGAAGAATTGCGATCGCTCCTCCATTTCACCTATCAACCCCAGGATTACCAAAGCCAAGGCCTCGACCCCTCTCCGGACTATTGCGATCGCAACTTGCTCGAAACCTTCGTGGTCGTCTCTGGGGTGGATGGTCTCGATGCCGGCTGTTATTACTACGCCCCCAAAGCCCAGGAATTGCGCCAAATTCGCTTTAAAAACTTCCGCCGCGAGTTGCATTTTCTCTGCCTTGGACAAGACCTGGGGCGCGATGCCGGGGCGGTGGTGTTTCACACCGTAGACTTGAAGCGGGCGGTGCAAAAATACGGCGATCGCGCCTATCGCTACCTCCACCTCGACGCAGGACACCTGGGGCAACGGCTCAATTTGGCCGCGATCGCCCTCGATCTGGGGGTCAGTGGCATCGGTGGCTTTTTCGATGACCAAGTCAACGATGTTCTCGGTATTCCCCCCGAAGAAGCCGTCGTCTACATCACCACCCTTGGCCGTCCCCGCTCCCGCGATCAATAACCGCCCATGCTTGCCAACCTCACCAAACTCACCTATCTCCTCCGCGAAACCTGGGCCGGATTGCAGCGGGGCGGCTGGATGAACGGCGCAGCGATTAGCACCGTGACGGTGTTGCTCTTTCTCTTTGGCCTCTGTTTGCAAACCTCCTGGCAACTGGATGCCCTCTTTGACCATTTCGGGACGCAGCTAGAGGTGTCGGTATATCTAGAACCGGAGGTGGCGGGGGCGGAACTCCTGCCGACCGTGGAAACCCTGCCGACGGTGGAGGCGGTGCGGTTGGTGACGAAAGAAGAGGCCTGGGATTCCCTGCTGACGGAATTGGGGGTGAGCGATCGCACCCTCGCCACCCAGCAACTCGAAGGCAATCCCCTCGTGGATGAATTGAAAGTCACGGTGATCAATACCACCGTGATCCCCGCTGTGGTGCAGCAGTTGCAGGGGTTAGAGGGCGTGGATCGGGCGGTATATATCAACGAAGCCAGCGAACGATTTCGGCAAATTCAGCGGGGCTTAAATTGGGTCAGCATCGCGATTACGGTGGTGTTATCGTTAACAGCGATCGCCGTGATCACCACCACCCTCAACCTGATCGCCCTCGCCCGGCAGAATGAACTGGAAATCATGCAACTCGTCGGCGCAACCAAGGCCTGGATTCTCTTACCCTTCGTGCTTCACGGTATTTTCTTCGGGGCCGTGGGGGGTGCGATCGCCCTCCTCCTGATCACCCTCCTACGCACCCTGATCCAAGAAATTCTCATGGCCCAAACCGGCTTCCTCCGCTTCCTCGCCGAAGGATTCACGATCAACGCCGTTCAGCACAGCCTCCTCTCCCTCGTCGTCCTCAGTCTCGGCATCTCCATCGGCACCGCTGGCAGCCTCTTCGCCATCCGCCGCGTCTCATTCCGTTGACCCCCGCCTTGCGATGGGTTCGGCGCGATCGTATCCCCACAAACATTCAGCGGTCTAACGGTCGCGCTCACCGGACGCAGATAACCTTTGCAACTCAGCCAAACGTATTGGTACGTTCCGGTGCAGCGCGGTTGTTAGGGGACATCAGTTTATAAGAAACATTAGATCCAATTGCATTAAAATTTTACACAGAAGTAGAATTCATTCTGCTCTTTATGTAGGCCACTTCATTTGAAGCACATACGGGCGCAATAGCGGCACTCGCCCCCAGAAATCCTGAAGGTGTTGTAAATGAGGTAGAGGAAGTAAGGTCGAGGCTGGTGAGTTATTCCACGCATCTACTAATTGAACTAACGTTTCTTGAACCGTTTCAGTCGTCTTGATTGGATCAGCGCCAGCACGTTCAGCAAGTGACTCGAACCGTCTCAGTTCTAAAGCAAACCAGTTTTTCGTACCTGCCAGCTTAAGAGCAAGCTCAGATTTCACCTCTGGCCATGCAACCGTACATACCTGATCGTACATCGGTGCAAGACTTGGAGATTGCTTATCTAAATATATCAGTGACCAATTTTTCAAATGAGCGTCTGCATTTCCAGAAGCAATAACAAATGTAAGCCGACGGATGAATTCATCGTATGCATCATTACCAAGAAGTTGTTTAATTAATCCAGCACACTGTTCATATTTTAGGTGGTCATACTTAAGTTCAGGTCGCAAGTTAGCAATCTGAGCAAAGTCTTCTTGGTGAATGCGGAGTCCCTCTCGTCTGTCGTACCGACGAATCACAAAAACACGCTCCCCAAAGTCAGTATGCCTTCTCAGAGAAGCATTAACTGTTTTGGCATCTTGCAAGTGACATTCTGGTACATCAAACCCAGCAGATATTGCCCACTGCATAATGGCATATTCATTCTCGACCGTAAATGGAAAGCGTGTTGAGCCTAATTTGACAATCCATTCACCATCTTGATCCCTTGCAGGCAGTGTGATTCTCTCTGGATCGCGTAAAACAGAGAATTTCATTTGAACACCAGCTAACGAAAATCGAAGTCCAAGTTCCTTA
Coding sequences within:
- the mgtE gene encoding magnesium transporter: MVDSNPVQTIPRYELRQLVRSQLQMLLEQGNLQGAKALLVPVQPVDIAEAIEGLPESMQVIAFRLLSKDEAIEVYEHLDSSIQQALIQEFKRQEVIDIVDHMSPDDRARLFDELPAKVVRQLLAELSPKERQATALLLGYEEDTAGRIMTPEYISLKENLTVTQTLDRIRTLANASELIYYLYVTDSSRRLTGIVSLRDLVISSPEKTLGDIMTRDVVSMTTEMDQEEVARLIQRYDLLALPVVDKEQRLVGVVTVDDVIDILEREATEDIYAIGGVQAEGDNYFQTNLITVARRRVFWLLVLLGTNTVTGLIIQTQGAALEVTGQAIAIAAFIPLLTGTGGNIGAQSSTVVIRGLNTDELRALGPLQVILREAMAGLLLGASLGTLATLWAHFLMGKTLAVAGAVGSSLVVISLLASVSGSALPFLFRSLKLDPALMSAPFITTAVDVLGVLIYFNIARWILMG
- a CDS encoding SagB/ThcOx family dehydrogenase; this encodes MDSFAIHYHERTKYNPETITQRSKRINFANQPSPFKDYKVGQRYDLKPYLKGSAPDRADPDGAVWWRLSQLLFRSYGITAKMVTLVGPPLYLRSAPSAGGLYPAEVYLLSKGTPQLPAGLYNYQSSDHSLIRFWDQQVWPELQRVCFEHPVLAVTDYAIVTSAIFYRSAWRYEDRAYRRIFLDTGHLLGNLELAGALTGFRPYLITGFQDQAINELMYFDGALEGVLTVVPLVDERDRPSPVASPFVALPSPIHDSYAPVDDGELLYYLHRATIIHTQADPDPEVVTNPDDKYNFPFCLKISMATEPIDFGPNLQSLAQAMAKRRSTRTYTGADLSLEELRSLLHFTYQPQDYQSQGLDPSPDYCDRNLLETFVVVSGVDGLDAGCYYYAPKAQELRQIRFKNFRRELHFLCLGQDLGRDAGAVVFHTVDLKRAVQKYGDRAYRYLHLDAGHLGQRLNLAAIALDLGVSGIGGFFDDQVNDVLGIPPEEAVVYITTLGRPRSRDQ
- a CDS encoding cell division protein FtsX, with translation MLANLTKLTYLLRETWAGLQRGGWMNGAAISTVTVLLFLFGLCLQTSWQLDALFDHFGTQLEVSVYLEPEVAGAELLPTVETLPTVEAVRLVTKEEAWDSLLTELGVSDRTLATQQLEGNPLVDELKVTVINTTVIPAVVQQLQGLEGVDRAVYINEASERFRQIQRGLNWVSIAITVVLSLTAIAVITTTLNLIALARQNELEIMQLVGATKAWILLPFVLHGIFFGAVGGAIALLLITLLRTLIQEILMAQTGFLRFLAEGFTINAVQHSLLSLVVLSLGISIGTAGSLFAIRRVSFR
- a CDS encoding type II toxin-antitoxin system HipA family toxin; amino-acid sequence: MTVTLGVSLHGKIIGYLSQTTNGQIAFRFTESYLSMLDRPVLSQSFEDDLFRTYYGKNRSLPSFFANLIPEHGALRDLIEKNLGVNPSDDLALLEAVGCDLPGAVEILRVDEDDLLVQEDLEVPVSVENDENVQKNKELGLRFSLAGVQMKFSVLRDPERITLPARDQDGEWIVKLGSTRFPFTVENEYAIMQWAISAGFDVPECHLQDAKTVNASLRRHTDFGERVFVIRRYDRREGLRIHQEDFAQIANLRPELKYDHLKYEQCAGLIKQLLGNDAYDEFIRRLTFVIASGNADAHLKNWSLIYLDKQSPSLAPMYDQVCTVAWPEVKSELALKLAGTKNWFALELRRFESLAERAGADPIKTTETVQETLVQLVDAWNNSPASTLLPLPHLQHLQDFWGRVPLLRPYVLQMKWPT